A part of Limihaloglobus sulfuriphilus genomic DNA contains:
- a CDS encoding type II secretion system protein, whose amino-acid sequence MKKRGFTLIELLVVISIIALLMAIMMPALSRVRELSKSSVCKSNLRQIAMGVTLYQHDYKGKMPSAIPYSDAEKDWHPEITGAWWHPDDPRLAIRAGSRSYSLPGIGQYVNVAAEFSQESNTWTAGEGSILHCPSLAKKDRPEVFPAGNAYGMNHEFSLWRVSSIKRPGDKILFADASWYNFGYDVIQESWFKVTSTNTGIWDGQRYAYVPYGTMNPTDKKIYVIPGRHGKTGGRQGEESMDGKFNCLFVDGHVGDYNRKELEKSVSDPDASRVPTRDKVGTRLIDNGVPRG is encoded by the coding sequence ATGAAAAAACGCGGATTTACCTTAATAGAATTGCTGGTCGTAATCTCTATCATAGCATTGCTTATGGCAATTATGATGCCTGCCTTGAGCAGGGTTCGGGAATTGAGTAAGTCGTCTGTCTGTAAGTCAAACCTGCGGCAGATAGCTATGGGTGTGACTCTCTATCAGCATGACTACAAGGGCAAAATGCCATCGGCTATACCCTATTCTGATGCAGAAAAAGACTGGCATCCTGAGATTACAGGCGCCTGGTGGCATCCAGATGATCCCCGTCTGGCAATAAGGGCCGGCAGCAGGTCTTACAGCCTGCCTGGAATTGGTCAGTATGTTAATGTAGCCGCAGAATTCAGCCAGGAATCTAACACTTGGACAGCCGGCGAAGGCTCGATTCTGCACTGCCCCAGTCTGGCAAAAAAAGATCGCCCAGAAGTTTTCCCGGCAGGTAACGCATACGGCATGAACCATGAGTTCAGTCTCTGGAGGGTTTCGTCAATAAAAAGACCTGGTGATAAAATATTGTTTGCTGATGCCAGTTGGTATAATTTTGGCTATGATGTTATACAGGAAAGCTGGTTCAAGGTAACCAGTACCAACACAGGTATATGGGATGGACAGCGTTATGCCTACGTACCATATGGAACCATGAACCCGACTGACAAAAAGATATATGTAATCCCCGGCAGGCACGGTAAAACAGGCGGAAGACAGGGCGAAGAATCAATGGACGGTAAGTTCAACTGCCTCTTTGTTGATGGCCATGTCGGCGATTACAATAGAAAAGAGCTTGAAAAGTCGGTCAGCGATCCAGATGCTTCGAGAGTTCCTACCAGAGATAAAGTTGGTACTCGCTTGATCGATAATGGAGTACCGAGGGGCTGA
- a CDS encoding LamG domain-containing protein: protein MIKTIHIIVISLCICGMSAATSPVALQYLSFEDNFGNASLVDDAGGGVGSIDFINGPVGKAAEFTNPTAASQGDHLELSHSMAQEGSLSMYLNIDHNYDYQNVWDAGTGGWMWEMYNDSNAGKFYSKVGSWPGCALLIGQDFELGSWFHYTFTWKRNGDYVDCYVYVDGVLVDSQTGTAQQWTAPGSKFNAGGGLSGQYKFNGQMDELYIFDGVLSETDIAGLIANVESGSVATEPLPYVGCEVEEGNITLSWTAPTGIASPEYKVYVATESADFTGVAPITTSAPSTEITVESGKNYYWKVEVIDGASSYEAVVWSFKTAVAGDRLVAVSHIPFSDTSFGGATYIDDQLATSADGTITKPVAGEINIIEGGIAGSYGEFVNNGWWLRGGDSLAVANPGATGTVAMWARLDVDAVHQYYPLLWDSAPEGYNQAWKSYAFFDNNGVVEPYTVTTRVANDAWKVLTTPAVTKETWFHYAFSWNDKGNGTADIALYVDGSLVASKDNSAFTSMDSVIRIGGGGLSLGHAKWQGDMDEVYVFDSALNAEQVASLVASTSAGMLATDPSPQVGTVTMSETLGELNWQAPVNVASPRYNVYFGTTSDPGASELIESDLASTSVVVPAQIEVDTTYFWRVDVLDGANVNKGIVWSFTPEYLVGDINKDTFVNNEDIAMFSGYWQNSNLTEGSDWIVDDFESYATSQAMQTEWEVVPANYYSVYKDGDVTLDLQNNAEGNFLRYSYDLLGFGDEWGLAEFMYVFDTPKDLSQYDELEVMVNFAQGNSHEQYFTIKLFQGGVGCGGVTGEHRMDPAAYIVADPALTTDQATGWKVITADLSQYSDLTDIYGFEIGCSSAPFAAVDFDSGTIDFDNIKFIFVPECTGPVEGDINGDCVVDFQDLIVIVSNWLQ, encoded by the coding sequence ATGATCAAGACGATACATATTATAGTTATTTCGTTATGTATTTGCGGTATGTCCGCCGCAACCAGCCCTGTTGCGCTTCAATATTTATCCTTTGAAGACAATTTTGGAAACGCCAGTCTTGTAGATGATGCGGGGGGCGGCGTTGGTTCTATCGACTTTATTAATGGCCCGGTAGGCAAAGCCGCCGAATTCACTAATCCCACAGCCGCAAGTCAGGGCGACCACCTTGAATTGAGCCACTCAATGGCTCAAGAGGGCAGCCTTTCAATGTATCTCAATATTGATCATAATTACGATTATCAGAATGTCTGGGATGCAGGTACAGGCGGATGGATGTGGGAAATGTACAACGACTCGAATGCGGGCAAATTTTACAGCAAGGTTGGCAGCTGGCCGGGTTGCGCATTACTTATTGGTCAGGATTTTGAACTTGGTTCCTGGTTCCATTATACATTTACCTGGAAAAGAAATGGCGATTACGTTGATTGCTATGTATATGTTGACGGTGTTCTAGTTGATTCACAGACCGGTACTGCTCAGCAATGGACAGCCCCGGGCAGTAAATTTAACGCGGGCGGCGGCCTGTCCGGCCAGTATAAGTTTAATGGGCAGATGGATGAATTGTATATCTTTGACGGTGTTCTCAGCGAGACTGATATTGCAGGACTTATCGCCAATGTTGAGAGCGGCAGCGTTGCGACAGAGCCGCTTCCGTACGTAGGTTGTGAAGTTGAAGAAGGAAATATAACGCTCAGCTGGACGGCTCCAACAGGGATAGCCTCACCTGAGTACAAGGTTTATGTTGCTACTGAGAGTGCTGATTTTACTGGAGTTGCGCCGATCACAACATCTGCTCCAAGTACAGAGATAACCGTAGAAAGCGGCAAAAATTACTACTGGAAAGTCGAGGTTATCGATGGTGCTTCGAGTTATGAAGCCGTTGTCTGGTCATTCAAGACAGCTGTCGCCGGCGACCGGCTGGTAGCTGTTTCGCATATACCCTTCAGTGATACGTCATTTGGCGGTGCGACCTATATTGATGATCAACTGGCAACATCGGCAGATGGTACTATAACAAAACCGGTTGCAGGAGAGATTAATATCATTGAGGGCGGTATTGCAGGCAGCTATGGTGAATTTGTCAATAACGGTTGGTGGCTCAGAGGCGGAGACTCGCTTGCGGTTGCAAATCCGGGAGCAACCGGAACTGTAGCCATGTGGGCAAGATTGGATGTTGATGCTGTGCATCAGTATTACCCATTGCTTTGGGATTCTGCTCCAGAGGGTTATAATCAGGCGTGGAAATCCTATGCATTCTTCGATAATAATGGCGTAGTAGAGCCATACACAGTAACAACCCGTGTCGCTAATGATGCATGGAAGGTTTTGACCACGCCGGCAGTGACTAAGGAAACCTGGTTCCACTATGCCTTCAGCTGGAATGACAAGGGCAACGGGACAGCAGATATAGCTTTATATGTTGACGGCTCATTAGTTGCTTCCAAGGATAACAGCGCATTTACATCTATGGATTCTGTTATCCGGATAGGTGGCGGCGGTTTGAGCCTTGGTCATGCAAAATGGCAGGGCGATATGGACGAGGTGTATGTCTTTGATTCGGCATTGAACGCTGAACAGGTTGCATCATTGGTTGCAAGCACATCAGCTGGAATGCTGGCAACGGATCCATCTCCACAGGTTGGTACAGTAACAATGTCTGAAACCCTTGGTGAACTCAATTGGCAGGCGCCGGTAAATGTTGCTTCGCCGAGATATAATGTATATTTTGGCACCACCTCTGATCCAGGTGCATCCGAGCTGATCGAAAGCGATCTAGCCTCTACAAGTGTAGTTGTGCCAGCACAAATAGAGGTAGATACAACCTACTTCTGGAGAGTTGATGTGCTTGATGGTGCAAATGTAAACAAGGGTATTGTATGGAGTTTTACTCCAGAGTATCTTGTTGGTGATATAAATAAAGACACCTTTGTCAACAATGAAGATATTGCCATGTTCTCGGGTTATTGGCAAAACAGCAACCTGACAGAAGGCAGCGACTGGATTGTTGATGATTTTGAGAGCTATGCGACATCACAGGCTATGCAGACTGAATGGGAAGTAGTGCCGGCAAATTACTATTCTGTATATAAAGACGGTGATGTAACCCTTGATCTGCAGAACAATGCCGAGGGCAACTTCCTGCGTTACAGCTATGACCTGTTAGGTTTTGGCGATGAGTGGGGCCTTGCTGAATTTATGTACGTATTTGATACTCCGAAAGACTTGTCCCAGTATGACGAACTCGAAGTTATGGTAAACTTTGCACAGGGCAACAGCCATGAACAGTACTTCACGATCAAGCTCTTCCAGGGCGGTGTTGGCTGCGGTGGTGTTACCGGCGAGCATAGAATGGATCCGGCTGCGTATATTGTTGCTGATCCAGCCTTAACTACAGACCAGGCAACAGGTTGGAAGGTTATAACTGCCGACCTGAGCCAGTACAGTGATTTAACTGATATTTATGGATTTGAGATCGGTTGTTCTTCTGCTCCGTTTGCAGCTGTAGATTTTGACAGCGGAACTATAGATTTTGATAATATCAAATTCATCTTTGTTCCCGAGTGTACCGGACCGGTTGAAGGTGATATTAACGGAGATTGTGTTGTAGATTTCCAGGATTTGATTGTAATAGTTTCAAATTGGTTACAATAA
- a CDS encoding LamG-like jellyroll fold domain-containing protein, with the protein MLSTRTMLVAVMLVSASVFALPAPTSYISFEDTSFGGATYIDDQTATSMDGTTIKPVAGEINLVEGGVVGKYGEFVNNGWWLRGGDSLEVANPGTTGTVAMWARLDVNAVWQNYPLLWDSAPAGATQAWKSYAEFSVNNSLEDPYSIRNRVNQDSWVVLTATSQAKESWLHYAFTWSDNSDGTMDCSLFVNGSLVDSKDNSAFTSMDSVIRIGGGGLSLGHAKWQGDMDEVYVFDQALSGAELGELVPEPATMVLLGIGTLALRIRRKV; encoded by the coding sequence ATGTTAAGTACAAGAACAATGTTAGTGGCAGTAATGTTAGTTAGTGCCAGCGTCTTTGCCCTTCCGGCTCCCACCTCGTATATCTCTTTTGAAGATACGTCATTTGGCGGTGCAACCTATATCGATGACCAGACGGCAACATCGATGGACGGTACGACAATCAAGCCGGTCGCAGGTGAAATCAACCTGGTAGAGGGCGGCGTTGTCGGTAAATACGGCGAATTTGTGAACAATGGATGGTGGCTGCGTGGTGGAGACTCACTCGAAGTTGCTAATCCAGGTACAACCGGTACCGTCGCTATGTGGGCAAGGCTGGATGTCAATGCCGTATGGCAAAATTATCCGCTTCTCTGGGATTCGGCCCCGGCAGGTGCAACACAGGCATGGAAATCTTATGCTGAGTTTTCAGTTAACAATAGTCTGGAAGACCCATATTCCATTCGTAACCGTGTCAACCAAGATTCTTGGGTAGTATTGACCGCGACTTCACAGGCTAAAGAAAGCTGGCTCCACTATGCTTTTACCTGGAGTGATAATAGCGACGGAACAATGGATTGTTCCCTGTTCGTTAACGGCTCATTAGTTGATTCCAAGGATAACAGCGCATTTACATCTATGGATTCTGTTATCCGGATAGGCGGCGGTGGTTTGAGCCTTGGTCATGCAAAATGGCAGGGCGATATGGACGAGGTATATGTATTTGACCAGGCACTTTCAGGAGCCGAGCTTGGCGAGCTTGTTCCCGAGCCGGCAACAATGGTTCTGTTGGGCATTGGTACACTTGCACTTCGTATTCGCAGGAAAGTTTAA
- a CDS encoding LacI family DNA-binding transcriptional regulator: protein MSKEKRPTIVDIANSLQISPASVSRALRNAGKVGVDLRKKILIEAKRINYQPNFAAKALRNQSSQLIGLIIPNFFSFQIDELVRKIQYYVQKKHYGIILGVTEWETENEIEQLEFMAEKRVEGIIVKSKGMHQTIDKIQELSMDGMRVVSLLDKVDIPNVSSVLVNNAMGGYLATKHLLEKGHRRILYVTYQQTQSNEGNDSHFSRERYFGMLRAYAEMNIKRPDNLVFYDKSTNQNHDTEAHFKEYISRHTDFTAIFAYDDQIAAGVSRAIRSHGYSIPEDFSLVGFDDSIFVNKWSNPPITVIKQPDDEIACEAVRLLVNDNNNELPPAHSVVINPELIKRESVASIVVKQP from the coding sequence ATGAGCAAAGAAAAAAGACCTACAATAGTCGATATAGCAAATAGCCTGCAAATTTCGCCGGCTTCTGTCTCACGCGCCCTGAGAAATGCAGGAAAGGTAGGTGTAGATTTAAGAAAGAAAATCCTCATCGAAGCCAAACGTATCAACTATCAACCCAACTTTGCAGCCAAAGCCCTGCGAAACCAGTCATCACAGCTAATCGGGTTGATTATACCAAACTTTTTTTCCTTTCAAATCGATGAGCTTGTGCGAAAAATACAATATTATGTACAAAAAAAACACTACGGCATAATACTGGGCGTTACTGAGTGGGAAACCGAAAACGAAATCGAACAGCTCGAATTTATGGCCGAAAAACGGGTTGAGGGAATCATAGTCAAATCCAAGGGAATGCACCAGACAATTGACAAGATACAAGAGCTCTCAATGGACGGGATGAGAGTGGTAAGCCTGCTGGACAAAGTAGATATACCCAACGTCAGCTCTGTTCTTGTTAACAATGCTATGGGCGGCTACCTTGCAACAAAACACCTGCTTGAAAAAGGACACCGAAGAATTCTATACGTAACATACCAGCAAACACAGTCGAACGAAGGAAACGATTCACACTTCTCCAGAGAAAGATACTTCGGCATGCTCAGGGCATATGCAGAGATGAATATTAAACGCCCCGACAACCTGGTATTCTATGACAAAAGCACCAACCAGAACCATGATACTGAAGCGCATTTTAAGGAGTACATCTCCAGGCACACAGACTTTACAGCCATTTTCGCCTACGACGACCAGATCGCTGCCGGCGTATCCAGAGCAATAAGGTCCCATGGATACAGCATACCAGAAGATTTTTCGCTCGTGGGTTTCGACGACAGCATATTTGTAAACAAATGGAGCAACCCACCCATCACTGTAATAAAACAGCCTGATGATGAAATAGCTTGCGAAGCAGTCAGGCTACTGGTCAACGACAATAACAATGAGCTACCCCCAGCGCATTCAGTTGTAATTAATCCCGAACTGATAAAACGAGAGTCTGTAGCAAGTATAGTTGTCAAGCAGCCATGA
- a CDS encoding integrase core domain-containing protein, with protein sequence MNKCTVRDPEPDLTVKSTWYEFLKSHWDVIAACDFFTVELLVRGRLVRCMVFFLIDLSIRKVFYTPVKLQPDGKYMSQAACILTDFEDGFLNGKRYLIHDRDSFFKSHGFHQILKSSGVEPIKLPPRSPDLNSVAERYVKTVKFECLNQLILTSVEQLEYVLKEFGQYYHHERIHQSLGGFIEPKHKIDDNAEIQCIERLGGLLKSYHRLAA encoded by the coding sequence ATGAATAAATGCACCGTACGTGATCCTGAGCCGGACCTGACAGTCAAATCGACCTGGTATGAGTTCCTCAAGAGCCACTGGGATGTCATAGCTGCGTGTGATTTCTTCACGGTAGAATTGCTTGTGAGAGGGCGGTTGGTCAGGTGTATGGTCTTTTTTCTGATTGATCTATCAATCAGAAAGGTCTTCTATACACCCGTCAAGCTTCAGCCGGACGGCAAGTATATGAGTCAGGCTGCATGTATCCTCACAGACTTTGAGGATGGCTTCCTGAACGGCAAACGCTACCTGATCCATGATAGGGACTCATTTTTTAAGTCGCACGGTTTTCATCAAATTCTAAAAAGCTCAGGCGTAGAACCCATAAAGCTTCCACCACGAAGCCCAGATTTGAATTCCGTCGCAGAACGCTATGTGAAAACAGTAAAATTTGAATGTTTGAACCAGCTTATTTTAACATCAGTAGAACAGCTTGAATACGTTCTCAAAGAATTCGGCCAGTATTATCACCACGAACGCATTCATCAATCATTGGGCGGTTTCATCGAGCCGAAACACAAAATCGATGACAATGCTGAAATCCAGTGCATCGAACGCCTCGGCGGGCTGCTGAAGTCCTACCACCGCCTGGCAGCCTAA